A region from the Aegilops tauschii subsp. strangulata cultivar AL8/78 chromosome 5, Aet v6.0, whole genome shotgun sequence genome encodes:
- the LOC109764891 gene encoding uncharacterized protein, translated as MWRWGTGRGGRGALETPVVAQCDEAGVGLAVAGGLVLELVLAGGLSLVLELVLAGGLGLVHTDISWLSNWLRVIQLLVYISGYCLIKCFLTSGPVILMQDNYFRLGGRNKKGNHRYMV; from the exons ATGTGGAGATGGGGCACGGGGAGGGGAGGGCGAGGCGCCCTGGAGACCCCGGTTGTGGCGCAGTGCGACGAGGCAGGCGTGGGACTCGCGGTGGCGGGCGGCCTCGTGCTGGAGCTGGTCCTGGCGGGCGGCCTCAGCCTCGTGCTGGAGCTGGTCCTGGCGGGCGGCCTCGGCCTCGTCCACACGGACATCTCCTGGTTGTCGAACTGGTTGAG GGTCATCCAACTTCTTGTTTATATATCAGGCTACTGTTTGATAAAAT GTTTCCTGACGTCCGGACCAGTCATACTTATGCAAG ATAACTACTtcaggttaggcgggagaaatAAAAAGGGTAACCATAGATATATGGTCTAG